The Mycolicibacterium boenickei genome has a segment encoding these proteins:
- a CDS encoding class I SAM-dependent methyltransferase: protein MARTADDSWDLASSVGATATMVAAARAMATNSDDPVIDDPFAAPLVRAVGMDFFSKLADENFTTEGLDEEAATGLIRFANGMAARTRFFDDFFLTACRAGIRQAVILAAGLDSRAYRLPWPDGTVVYEVDQPEVIEFKSATMASLGAVPTTDRRTVAIDLRFDWPTALAEAGFDASVPTAWIAEGLLGYLPGDAQDRLLDQVTALSAPGSRFGVEGVPATETNDEESIRARMQEFTDRWRAHGLDLDLNELIFLGDRADVTTYLEGHAWKTTGISSNDLLIRTGLPPVEDEAHAASVLYINAEK from the coding sequence ATGGCCCGGACCGCTGACGACTCATGGGATCTGGCGTCGAGCGTGGGTGCCACTGCGACCATGGTTGCGGCAGCACGTGCGATGGCCACCAATTCCGATGATCCGGTGATCGACGACCCCTTCGCCGCTCCCCTGGTGCGCGCCGTCGGGATGGACTTCTTCTCCAAACTGGCCGACGAGAACTTCACCACCGAGGGACTCGACGAAGAGGCGGCGACGGGCCTGATCCGGTTCGCCAACGGCATGGCCGCGCGTACCCGGTTCTTCGACGACTTCTTCCTGACCGCATGCCGTGCCGGTATCCGGCAGGCGGTCATCCTGGCGGCCGGTCTGGACTCGCGGGCCTACCGGCTGCCGTGGCCGGACGGCACCGTCGTCTACGAGGTCGACCAGCCCGAGGTCATCGAGTTCAAGAGCGCCACCATGGCGAGCCTGGGCGCGGTGCCGACGACCGACCGCCGGACCGTGGCCATCGATCTGCGCTTCGACTGGCCCACGGCTCTGGCCGAGGCCGGGTTCGACGCGTCGGTGCCGACGGCCTGGATCGCCGAGGGGTTGCTGGGGTACCTGCCGGGAGATGCGCAGGACCGTTTGCTCGACCAGGTCACGGCGCTCAGCGCGCCCGGCAGCCGCTTCGGTGTGGAAGGCGTGCCCGCGACCGAGACCAACGACGAGGAGTCCATCCGGGCCCGGATGCAGGAGTTCACCGACCGCTGGCGCGCCCACGGTCTTGACCTCGACCTCAACGAGCTGATCTTCCTAGGCGACCGTGCCGACGTGACGACGTATCTGGAAGGGCATGCCTGGAAGACCACCGGCATCTCCTCCAACGATCTGCTGATCCGGACCGGCCTGCCGCCGGTCGAGGATGAGGCCCACGCCGCGTCGGTGCTCTATATCAACGCCGAGAAGTAG